Below is a window of Leptospiraceae bacterium DNA.
ATCCGCCCCTGCTAGGTAAAAAATTAAATCTGGTTTCATTGCTTTTTCTATTGAATCTAATGATTTATCAAGCAATAACAAATATTCTGAATCAGTTGTATGCTCCTCTAGCGGTATATCGAAATTAGACGTTTCTTTCTTTGGATAAAGATTATCTTGATGCATCGAAAACGTAAAAACATTTGGGTCGTTCTCGAAAATTCTCGCATTACCATTTCCTTGATGGACATCCAGGTCTACGATTAATACTTGCTTGCCCTGATTGTGCTTTAAGTAGTGCTTAGTTGCGATTGCTACATCATTCAAATAACAAAAGCCTTCCGCATGGTCAGCGAAACTATGGTGCAGACCACCGCCTAAGTTAAATACAAATTGATAATTGGAAGTAAGCTCTGCGGCTAATATTGTTCCGCCCACACCGTAAAGAAAACTTTCTACAATTCTTTCAGTGAGTGGGAGCTCAGAATACTTCGTTCTTTCTGTTACCTTTAGATTGAGCAAGTCTTCTAAATACTCTTCTGTGTGGACAAGATCGAGGTGGTCACGAGTAGCTTTATCTGGCTCATGAATCGAAATTTTACTAAAGTGCTCATCCAGACAAATCAATTCATAAATTTTTGAAAATTTATTGCCAGGAAACACATGGTCGCCTAAATAAATATCATAGTAAGAAGAATACACAACAGAAAAATTCTTATCTGCGTATTCAATTTTTTCAGGAAAGAAAAAGTTTAGGAAGTTCATATTCTAAATGCAGTTACTACAAATTGAATGGTAGCACTATTGTTGTAATAATTCTCTTCTAAAAAACCGAGTAGGTTAATTGAAGGCGCTCTTGCGATTGCTGACTCAAATTCTGATGCACGATTCCAAATAATAAATTTAATTTTATTTGATGCACCGAGAACTTGGAAACGGGCATGTTGTCCGTCCGACATTGGTTTGAAACTAATAATTTTCGCATTTCGAATAGAAAGTCTAGGCTCTGGATTCTCTTGCCCAAAGGGCTGGAGTATTTGTAATTCCTTGAATAAAGTTTCTGTGACTTCCGTAGGTTGAAGGCTAACACTACTTTGCTCTTCAATGCTTGACGTAGATGATTGTTGTAACCATGTCAAAGCGGCTGTCTTTAATCGTTCTTCTAAGATGGGAATATTTTTTAATTCAATTGAAAAACCACCTGCTTCTTTGTGACCCCCAAAGTGAATTAGTAAGTCAGAAACGAGATTGAGTAAATCCAAAACATTTTCATTTTCAAAAGATCGAATGCTACCCCTGCCGTGTCCATGATCTGGAGTGATAAATATTGTAGGACGTTTATATCTCTCTACTAACTTAGTTGCCACAATCCCAGAAACTCCGGGTTCCATATCTGGTTCATAGCAAAAAATTATTCTTTCTTCTGTCCTCTGCGGTTTTCGCTTAAAATATTCTTCTACTTTGTAAAGATTTCTCTTTGTTCGTTCTTTTCGCTCCGTATTTAATTGAAGCAAATCTTTTGCAGAAATATCTGCTTTTTCCGAATTGTTGGCGAGTAACAAACCAACGGCTATTTCTGTTTTGCCCATGCGACCAGCGGCGTTTAATGCCGGACCGATTCCCCAGCCTAAATCTTTGGATGTAATTTTATTAGAATTTAATTTCAGGGAGTTCATAAGTGAAAAAAGACCTTTTCGATTTGAAGGCTTTGTTTCCAATACATTACTCAGTGTTTCAATACCATGCTTGACTATGATTCTATTTTCACCAAAGAGCGGCATCATATCAGTAATCGTTCCTATAGATGAAAGATCCAGAAGAGATTTTAGTTTTTCTAAGATATGTGGATATTTTGTTAAATAGGTAACAATGTCAATTTTTCTATAAATTTCTTCAAGATTTGGAAAAAGGGAATCAGTAACAACAGAATCTGTGGATTGAAAGATTTCATCCAAATGGTAAGCGAAAATTAGCTTCATGGCCAATGTTGAAGTGCAAATCTTTTTCTCTGGATAAATAGAATCTTCCCGCTTCGGATTTATTAATTTACACTTTGGAATTTTTACTGGAATTTCATGGTGATCGAGAACAATTATTTCTATGCCCTGCGCGACCAAATCATTTATTTCATCATAATTGGATGTTCCGAAATCAAGAGTTATCAATAAATCGGGTTTCTTAGATCTGATAAAATTGACTACACTTGGACACAAACCGTAATCGTCATTTGCTGATGATGTTTGAATTGTCAGCAAACCACCGTTTGCCTCATGTGATTCACGAAAAAACATTCCAAGTAAGGTCGTTGAGGAAATCCCATCCGTATCACGATCACCGAACAATAAAATATGGCTCTTCTTTTTGATATGCCTCTTTATAGTTTGAATTGATTCCGTTAAATCAGGTAAAAGGAAAGGCGATGGGAGATTTTTTAAATCCGGATTCAGAAATATATCCCAGTCTGCTTTGTCTGGCAATATACGGCTCATAAGGTAAGATTGAAATGGAGTTAGATTTTTGTGTTCTGAATCCTTTACGCTAGAAAAATTAATACCGTGTAAAAATTTATCTGACATTGCGTTACTACATAATGCAATTGCCGGACAATTTTGCTCCTGATTCGATGCTTAAAAGGGGAGTTTTTATATCGCCGACAATGGATCCAGTTTTTCCTACTTCGATCTTTTCTCTTGCTTCAACGTTTCCCCGCAGAGATCCATTTACGGCTAAAGAGCTAACTATAATATCTGCATCTACTTGTCCAGTTTCATCCACGATTAGATTGCCGTTTGATTCAATAGTTCCTTTCATCTGCCCTTTCAAACGAAGAGAATTGTTAAAACGAAGAGTTCCTTTGAAAATAATATCTTCCCCAATGATTGTATCTGCTTTTTCTTCGCTCATGCAACTCCGCCTTTTTTATTATTCTAGTTTCATTACAGACAACTACGATAGGTCATTCGATGCAAGAAAAAAATCAATATGCCGCAACAAGAATCGTTTCGATTTCATTTTTAGGCAATTCTCTCGGAAGACAATCAAGAAAAGACATTGAAAAGGCTAGTGAGGCAATTTTAGGAAGCTCATTCTTCTTAACTTCGTATTCTGATAGTCTTTGAGGAATTTTTAATTCGATGTATATCTTACGAATACCCTCGACTGCTTTAATCGCAGCCTCAATAACTGAAATATCGCTTGTGTCCTCATCGAGTGCTCGAGCAATCATGACATATTTATTTGCTGAAGTTGTAAGATTGTATTCCATAATGTGTGGCAATAGAATTGACATAGCTTGAAAAATATCCAATTTTGTAAGACTCATTGTCGCAAGAGAAATTGCAAAGCATAGTCCAAGAGAACTTACGGATTGACTAATTCCAGTTAGCAAACTTGCGGCATACAAAGCATTCTTTGCGGGAATATTCTTCGGATCTCGAATAGAAGTAATAATGTTTTTAGATACTAATTCAATTGCTCGCAGGGACGATGAATTAGTAATTTCGTTAGCATACTTAGATAAAATTGTATCAATGGCAGCTGCTAATATAGATGTTCCAGTTTTGGCTATATCAGAAGAGGTCATATGCAAACCAATTTTTGCATCTGCAACAATTAACTCTGGGAACAAATCTGAGCTGGCAAAGTATTTTCGCTCATTCTCTCTTTCGTCTAGTATTGTGCAAAAAGGGGCACATTCAATTCCCATGAGTGGCATAGTAGGGATAATCACTAATGGCAAGGGCTTTCGGGTTGCCTTTTTGGTCTGTAAAATCAATTCCTCGGTAAATAAATCATTAGCAGCAAGAATTGAAACAACTTTCGCAATATTTACAGATTCAAACGATCCGTAGGCTATGATACAATTGACTTGAGATTGTCGGGCAAAGTGAGCCGCAGTGTCTAATTCTTTAAAAGTTCCAACATTTTCAATGTCATCATAAATAATCAGACCTTCTGTTTCCCTCTCTATGCTCGATTTAAGAGCATACAGTTCATTCGGGTTTTGTAGCTCGCGTTGCGTTGTAATTAGAAGAAACCTGCTACCTACATGCTTTATGAAGTTCCCTGCCTTGGAAGCACAATCAACCTCAATATGCAATTTACACGGAAAGTGAAAATTAACCCAATCTTGTAAAACTGGCATTTATATCTGAATTAATTACCAAGGAAAGAATCTGCAATTTTTTCAGCAGTTTTTTCTATGACTTCGGCACCTAGGTTATCGTAGTAACCATCAGCCAATTTTGACTTAATATCGTTTAATCTACTTACATCCATACCAGTCTGTAAGGATAGGGTATGCGATGTTATTGCTTTAATGTCAGCTTTTAGTTTAGCTGCATCAGAAATGTGAACATTATCATTCGAAAGCAATTCAGAACTTTTTTTGACAGGAGCAGATTTCTTAGGCTCGAAAGCCGATCCAATATTTTTTACCTTATCTATGAACATAATTTGCTACCTCTCTCTGTATATCATATCGGTAGAGGAGCTTTTCTCTTTAGCTATTTTTTTTACGTAGTTATTGATTAATACTACGAATTCCCCCTTTGGATAGATGCTTTCTGGGTTTATTTCTTCTGTCTTGTAAAGTTTTATTTCTTCATGAGCCTTTGTTAGTTCCCTTCCTACTAAAACTTCTGTTCCCGGGAAGAGCTCTTTTACAATAGCGAGCGAAGTTTTAATTTTGTAGACTGATTCGTAGAAGACAATTAAGCCTTCTTTGTTTACAAACTCTTCTAGCTCTGCCTTTTTTCTAACAGG
It encodes the following:
- a CDS encoding polymer-forming cytoskeletal protein; its protein translation is MSEEKADTIIGEDIIFKGTLRFNNSLRLKGQMKGTIESNGNLIVDETGQVDADIIVSSLAVNGSLRGNVEAREKIEVGKTGSIVGDIKTPLLSIESGAKLSGNCIM
- a CDS encoding histone deacetylase encodes the protein MNFLNFFFPEKIEYADKNFSVVYSSYYDIYLGDHVFPGNKFSKIYELICLDEHFSKISIHEPDKATRDHLDLVHTEEYLEDLLNLKVTERTKYSELPLTERIVESFLYGVGGTILAAELTSNYQFVFNLGGGLHHSFADHAEGFCYLNDVAIATKHYLKHNQGKQVLIVDLDVHQGNGNARIFENDPNVFTFSMHQDNLYPKKETSNFDIPLEEHTTDSEYLLLLDKSLDSIEKAMKPDLIFYLAGADPYEGDRLGNIKLSFQGLRDRDERIKEFAKKNNCKVVILAAGGYAKNFMDTVKIHYHTAQIFARK
- a CDS encoding iron-containing alcohol dehydrogenase; translated protein: MPVLQDWVNFHFPCKLHIEVDCASKAGNFIKHVGSRFLLITTQRELQNPNELYALKSSIERETEGLIIYDDIENVGTFKELDTAAHFARQSQVNCIIAYGSFESVNIAKVVSILAANDLFTEELILQTKKATRKPLPLVIIPTMPLMGIECAPFCTILDERENERKYFASSDLFPELIVADAKIGLHMTSSDIAKTGTSILAAAIDTILSKYANEITNSSSLRAIELVSKNIITSIRDPKNIPAKNALYAASLLTGISQSVSSLGLCFAISLATMSLTKLDIFQAMSILLPHIMEYNLTTSANKYVMIARALDEDTSDISVIEAAIKAVEGIRKIYIELKIPQRLSEYEVKKNELPKIASLAFSMSFLDCLPRELPKNEIETILVAAY
- a CDS encoding flagellar biosynthesis anti-sigma factor FlgM; translation: MFIDKVKNIGSAFEPKKSAPVKKSSELLSNDNVHISDAAKLKADIKAITSHTLSLQTGMDVSRLNDIKSKLADGYYDNLGAEVIEKTAEKIADSFLGN
- the recJ gene encoding single-stranded-DNA-specific exonuclease RecJ is translated as MSDKFLHGINFSSVKDSEHKNLTPFQSYLMSRILPDKADWDIFLNPDLKNLPSPFLLPDLTESIQTIKRHIKKKSHILLFGDRDTDGISSTTLLGMFFRESHEANGGLLTIQTSSANDDYGLCPSVVNFIRSKKPDLLITLDFGTSNYDEINDLVAQGIEIIVLDHHEIPVKIPKCKLINPKREDSIYPEKKICTSTLAMKLIFAYHLDEIFQSTDSVVTDSLFPNLEEIYRKIDIVTYLTKYPHILEKLKSLLDLSSIGTITDMMPLFGENRIIVKHGIETLSNVLETKPSNRKGLFSLMNSLKLNSNKITSKDLGWGIGPALNAAGRMGKTEIAVGLLLANNSEKADISAKDLLQLNTERKERTKRNLYKVEEYFKRKPQRTEERIIFCYEPDMEPGVSGIVATKLVERYKRPTIFITPDHGHGRGSIRSFENENVLDLLNLVSDLLIHFGGHKEAGGFSIELKNIPILEERLKTAALTWLQQSSTSSIEEQSSVSLQPTEVTETLFKELQILQPFGQENPEPRLSIRNAKIISFKPMSDGQHARFQVLGASNKIKFIIWNRASEFESAIARAPSINLLGFLEENYYNNSATIQFVVTAFRI